A region of the Carettochelys insculpta isolate YL-2023 chromosome 11, ASM3395843v1, whole genome shotgun sequence genome:
ATGGGGGGGacaactgcagcagccaggctcccagcgtcactgggcaggaggggatctggaggggatccCTGGGTCAGAGTCAGGGGAAGGAAGGACTCTAGCTGTCATTGAGTTCCTAGAGGAAAGGGAGACTCCTGAGATCCAGGGGAATTGAAAagagggggcctgggagggaacTCCTAGGGCTGGGGGGGTCTCTGAAGAAGGGGAGGTTTCCAGGGTCTATGTGGAAAGAGGGTTGGGAAGGAAATGTTTGGGTCGTAGGTGCTGGAACTTAGCACCCCCACGCGTGAAGCGGTTTCCGTCATGTGCAAGGTTTACAGTTGTTACAGTGGCTCTGAGTGCCTCACATCCGGGGGTCAATGAGCAGACGTGCAACATCACAGTGACTGGAGGGGCCCCAGGGATGTATTTCCCAGTGTAGAAAGGGATCCAAGCCCCCAGCCTGAGTGTTGCCAGGTCCTTTGGGGAGTTCCCTGCCAAagtggcctggctggggctgggacccccagGAGAGCGCAGAGAGGCTGTTGCTGGGCCTGAGTGGCTGGAGATAAGGAGGAGGTGGAGCGGCCTTGAGCTGAGGCCTGTATGGGGTAGTGAAGGAGAAAGCAACCGGGGTGGAGGAGCTCTGCCCACAGTCAGCCaacgagggagggagggagcagctcccagcttctGAGTTCTCTCCCtaagtgtgggaggggagaggggtctagtggttagagcaggctggggtcaggactcctgggttgtgaGTGAGGGATAATGGCAGGCAGCCAAGTTGGCTCTTGTGACAGGATCCAGCAGTCTCTGAGTGCCCCGACTAACCTGTCCTCCATTGTACCCAGCTGTGCCCAGGCCCAGCCATGGAGGTGAAGGCAGAGGGGCCCCAGCTGGAGTACATCGCGGTCTCACTGAAGTGCGAGGCAGAGGAGCCAGTGCCAATTGCAGCCTGCACCCGGCTCTGTGCCCCCCTGGGCGACCTGGCCCCCGGGGTCAagctggaggaggctgacaaggagccTCTGGAGAGAGGTACGGACTGTCCAGCCAGGACTCCAGGTTCTAGCCCCTgcttggggagggagtggggtctagtggttagagctgaggggctgggtcccaaggactcctgggttctcgctcCCCTCACACGTATTTTCCTTCCTTGCTAGGGGGAGCACGAGCAGAGGCGGGGCCCGGTCGGGCCTGGCAGCAGGAGTACCTCGTGGGAGACTGCCCGGGGCGCGGCGGGGTCGTGTGCATGGTCTGTGGCACCTTCCTGGGCACCTGTGGGCCGAGTGCTGCCCGGGAGCACGTTCTGCAGCACCACGCCCACTCGCTGGGCCTCAGCCCAGAGGAGAAGCGCAACATCCTGGAGGCCTGGAGCCAGGGGGGCAGCCTGCCTGAGggggcacccccaccctgcaccccaggtatagcccccagcccctcctgcaggcgcggggcccagagctggggtagcaggtgagctgcaggttggccctgaggggcaccggcagagctggcgAGGGGAGGAGCCCAGAGCCGGGGTAGCAGGCGGCTGCAGGCCAGGAGTAAGGGGCACTAGGCGAgctgaggggtgggtgggaacagtgggtctctgggctgggctcaaagtgcaccagcagggctgggggtgacaAAACCATCCCAGACTCTCCCTCCCCTCTAGGTCAGCACCATGGGGCCAGGGAACCAGCTGAGATCGAGGTTCTAATTGACTCAGAGGAGCAAACAGTGACCCGCAAACGTGGGCAGCCCAGAGGgcgccctgccccctgcccaggtgAGTCCAGGGCCTGGGCAAtcgctgggggcagggaccaagCGCAGCTGTTTGGGAGCCCCTCCCCTTTCTTTGGGGCTGCCCTTCATGACACCGAGTGCCTCATTGCAGAGGCTAAggccctggagcctggccagcGCCTGCGGGGCCAGAGGAGACGGCAGAGTGTGGGGCCTGCAGAGGAtgtggtgctgccagccagggagcGGAGGAGCAAGCAGCTGAGCGAGGGACAGGACAGGGGCACTGTGAGTCCAGGTGAGTGGTGGGAGGAACAGGTGTGATGGGGTGCGtgggtgagagtcaggctggatgtgtgtgacaggcagagcagctcacagccgctaaggatgacccccgaggcggtaacctaagctggcaggtaacacctcctCCTGaataaagagcagggaggagcagagctgggtttgaataggaggcggcagttagaagctggggagagagggggaagctagacccagatggggcacccctcgggctcctctccccaggaaggGTTGGAATGACTgactctgccagctgtgctgacctctgtactgagctgggcctctgtcgactaataaacttcctgttttacgggctgagcgagagtcactcctgactgcagacagggtgcagtgcttggggtgCAGTCCCATTACAACAGGATTCCTTGGTTCTGTTCCCCCAGGAGCggagtgggggctgggaattAGAGCAGCTGGGATCTGTGACACTTGGTTCTGGCAGTGGAGGGCCTGGGAGGCAGCACTCCCGGAGGCTATTCCTGGTTCAGGAAGGGGAGTGatgtccagtggttagagcagaggagctgggagccaggatctTTGGTTCTTTCCCAGTGTCGACCCTCCCCTTACTGCTGTCTCCTTCCCTGCAGGGAAAATATCCCACTCAGAGGAGGCTGCCCCCAGCTCGGCGCCCCCAGAAATCTGCCTCTTCACTGACGGGTCCTTTCCAGCCGGATTCACGCTCAGGTTGTACTGCAGACCCCAGCCAGGTGAGGGTGCTGTGGGAGAGAGCATATCTCCTCCAGCCATCCCCGTGTcccccagagcagagctgaaagctcctCTCCCCACTGGGGTCCTAGCTGCATCTCGGCCCCTGCCGATCAGCCTCCAGGACCTCAGCTAGTTCCCAGACCcagtggctggcctggctggttCCCTTTGGCTGGGGCCAGTTGAGTTCCCATCCAGTGGTGACCCCATCCTGGGGGAAGATAAGGGGCAGGTGCTCCCTTCCCAGCTACATGCTGGGTGAGGGGGAGAAGGCACAGTGATGCTCCACTCACTGACCCGCTCTCTGTTTGCAGCCTCCACAGGGAGAGAACTAAGGAAGAATCCAAGCATCCGGGACCAGAAGAGCTCTGGGGACAGGGGCAAAGCCCAGGCACtggggaggagacagaagcagctgGGCAAAGCAGGGGCCATGAGACGGGGCGCAGGGAGCCAAGGTGAGTGAGGAGGGACCCTGCTGGCCCCTTAGAggccaccccagaggcagctgcatctttCTGCTGGACAGGGGATGCCCGTAGAAACAGCCCCCCCCGCatgctcctccccagaggcagctgcttctcagcgtcagctgctgctcctcagcaTTAACCTTTGACCTCTCTGCAGTTGGCAGCCGCCCCATCTCCGCGctgcccagccaggagctggacccagGTCCCCCCCGCCTCCGCCGCAAGGGCTGCTCTCACCAAGGCATCCCCCGGCGCCTCCGCCTGAGCCCCAGCGCTGTCCGCTGCACCCTGCAGAGCTGGCGGGCGCAAGGCAAGgcccccccagcacctgccccggCCCAGGCCAAGCCCTTTGACCCATCGTGGCGCGCTGACCTCCTCATGGACTACGATGCCGGCACTGGCACCATGGTGTGCATGGTCTGCGAGTACTCGCTGCTGCCTGTTCGACTGGGCACCGTCATGCGTCACATCCGCCAGTGCCATGCTGAGACGCTGCACCTGCCTCGGGGGGTGCGCCGGGCCATCCGGGAGGTGTGGGAGACCCGGGGACccgtccctgctccaccccagcacggggcgctgcaggggaaggagtgaggctgacagcagtgggggaagggaccCAGGGACCCGTCCCCGCTCCACCCCAGCATGGGCTGCTGCAGCGGAGGCTGCCCACGTGCTGCTGCGGGTGACCTGGGGGCTTCagcagatgagaggctggatgtgagttaACAgaagccaagaaggttaatggcatacaggggcgcattaggaggaggatttccaacaggtctagagaagttgttgttcccctctagtcGGCACtgggtcaggccacatctggaggatTGCATCCAGGTCTGGGCCACCCCCCCAGtgtagaagggatgtggatgcattggagcgggtccagcagagggcaacaaaaatgctcaAGAGGCTCAagcacgtgacctgtgaggagaggctgagggatttgggcttacttagtttgcagggaagactgaggggagatttgatagatGCCATCAACTTCCtggaagtggggctctaaagaggatggagagagactgttctcagcggtgacagacggcagaacaaggagcaatggtctgaagtgacagagtttgaggtgtaggttggatattaggaaaaactatttcagcaggaagGTGGCAAAGCAGTGGAATGAGTTtccgagacaggtggtggaatctccatccctagaggtttttaagtcccggcttgataaagccctggctgggatgacttagtttgggttgatctggctttgggcagggggctggactcaatgacttcctaaggtcccttccagccccaggattcgaTGATTGTGTGATCTTGGGGGGCGAGAGAGGATGCTCCTGTTTGACCCAGCCATGCAGGGACACTGAGATGCACCCCAAACTCTCCCTGCCACGGTGTCCTGCCGTCCCTCTCGCCCCCAAAATGGCCTTGGGACTCTGCCTCCTTAGTCCAGCCCTCCCCGTCACTATCTGGGGGGATCCAGCCCCTCCTGGTCCCCAGCACTGTTCCCCCCATATACCTGTCCCTGTGCCTGCTGCCACGGGGACAGGGAGCACTGGGGCATGGTGTCCTCTGGCCCTCCCTAAGCTGCAGGGGCAACAAGCCgccggctccccctgccccccaccccccgttacCTAGAGCAGCCCCACCAGGGTGccccccaccatgtaaatagaaCCAGGagcaataaattatttttgatgAAGTCAAGTGGTGTTTCATTCCTGGCGTGCCCccctctgggagctgcagggtggctgcCTCCGCCTCCGGGAGCTGGCTGCAGCGTGAGGCCCATCCTGCGAGCTGTCTCGCCACCAGAGGCTGGGGCCGGAGCAGAAGGTGGGTGGCcagaggctggctcaggggcggggtggtggggggcacaaggctgggggcaggggtgtcaggCCACCTTGGTGCTCTCCTTGTTTGGAGactgctctgcccagcctgtctccACCCGGAGCCCGACTGGGAGCCTTCGCTGCTGGGCGAAAGCCTTGTGGGGGGCTTGGCCTACATGTCCCTCACCTCCCGTTCCCCagttggggagcaggggggtcCCCATCCACTCCCACTTGCCCAACCAttgtgctggggctcagcccaaGGCCCAGTGGGTCAGGCTGGGGCACTGTTCCGAGCGAGCCCCCGACCTGTGTGTACCGCGTCTGCCCCCCCAGTCCCAGATCCCCcatgagcccctcccccagcccagaacacACAGCTGCCTGGCTACAAAACCGAATCCACATTTAATAAATTATTCCTGGCCTCAATAAATAACAAAGACAATTTCCAAAAAGAAACAGCAGGGTCCCCTGTTCCCGCCCCCACCCGCCTCGAGCTCCAatgcctggggggaggaggcccCTTTAAATACAAAGCTCTGAGATCCGtgtggaaggaagggggagggagcccgATAcgagccccccgccccaggggacGAGGGGTAGGGGATGGTTACGCACTCACTAGCCCCAGCTTGTCATGTCCCCATGCCAGCtcccaaggcagagcaggggggtgcACGACTGGCTCAGGGACACACGGGGCTCTGGAAACATGGGTGCCCCCGTGCCCCAAcctgctccacctgccctgggagcagagtcAGGCAATGAGGGGCACTTCTGCCCTCGAGGCTCACCCAAGAGAAGAGTGGGGCCAGGCTCCACACccaagctgggggaggagggacgacTGTAGGCAGATGGGGTTGGGAGGGCCCCCCTTTTCTCTGGCTCAGGCCCCCCCAAAATTATCACCCGCCTGGGGGTGTGGCCATGTCAGGATCCGATTGCACAACTAGGGGGAGCCTGTGTCTGTCCGCGGGTGGGAACAGGTGGCAAGGAGGTGAGGGTGCAGGGGAGCGGCTCTGGGTGGCTATGCACATCGGGGTGCTATTTGGAAACTGGGAAGTGGGTGGGCCTAGGCCTCCTCAGTGctgaggcccctcccccagcctcggGGGAGGGGCTCCTGGTCCCAGGACTCAACCAAGTTCTTGGGACAACTCATAAGCGgctcctgccccctcttgggCTCCGCGTTCCTCcagggggctgggcccagagtGCCCCTGCTGTAGCTGCAGCTAATGACCAAGTCTTACAGTTCAGGCAGCCAAGGGGCTCAGGCTTTtagagccaggccccagggctgcgTCCCTGCTGGGGACACAGAAGGGGGCACACGGCCATGGCTCGAGAAAGCTGCCTGTCTGAGGGCTTTGTGGCCAGGCCTGCCCGGCTCCAGGGGGCACGCCCGGTGCACCGGGGCTGTGGGAAGTATGTGTGCAGGGTTGTCtgagtggggggtgtgggtgggtgtgcatgGGGTGGGACTATTCACTGCCCCCCCCAACAGAAATTGGCTCCATCTCTTTATTCCACACTCCAGCCCCCTATCTGCCCCCtccatgaggggtggggggcaaactTCACCCTGCAAAGAAGCGGGAGGGGTTGGAAGACATTAAAATAGGGGGAAGAGAAATTTCTTCTCCCCCAGATTTTGCAGGCCCATTAGCTATAGCACCCCCTGCTCCAGTTGTGGGGAGAAGGGTTAAAAAGCCCCAAAATCCTATTGCATCTTGGAAAAATAAGAAGCGCCCCCTCCCCGCTGCGCAGCTTCCCTGCCCTCCAGCGGAGGGCACCTCAAAGAGACAGGAACCAACAGCCACAAGAAAGGGCCCAGGCTGGTACAAAGCAGAGGCAGCTCCCCTCCACGGTGGAGCCCCTCCCCgagtctttaaaaataaatatcccTATGGAAGACTATTCGGAGTTACTATtgccctggagggagggaggcaggggtgtGTCTCCTACACTGGGGGGGAGATGTCCCCATCCACtttaacccctccccccatgcacccaGGAAAGGTGCTACTGTCACTTGAAGACACCAGTCACTATAACAGGTTTCCGGTCAGGTAtggagcagcagcatccagagaaTAAAGGTGGGGCGGGCAACAGGGCCCCCAGAACTGCAGCCGCTGTTGGCGCTGTTATCAGCCCCAAAGGAAGTCTGTGATCGTCCtgagttttcaaaagaatctgCTACTTTGGGGGGGGTGGAACTGGCATGTGCCCCCTGAACCCCAGCAGGACCCCCTTCTCCAGGGCGGCCTTCAGCAAGCAGCACCCGGAGCGGGGAGGCCACAGGACCAAGGGgcgggggaccccccccccacacacacacaccctaataAATAACAGCAGGCaccagccctcccccccacacacacacccccacacacaccattaGTCTTGGGGTaaagcccagcccctctgccagctggcACCTGGGTGCCGAGTGGGGCAGGTCGGGCGTCGCAGCCCTGGCCGAAGGCCGTCTGTCCGTCCAGTTATTGCTCACGCCCCCTGCCCTGAGGTGggtggcctggcccagcctgggccCCTTCACACCTCGGTCTCCACCCCAGCCAACTTGAGCTTGGGGGTGAGGATGCGGGGGGTGACGCCCGCGTTGAGATCCGTCTCAaactccagcagctgccccatgaaGTTGAGGTTGggcgagatgatggggcgtctgcCTTTGACGTACTTGTAGGCATCGCTCATGGTCATCAGCGTGTGCTTCATCAGGTAGGCGATGACGATGGTGGCCGAGCGTGAGACGCCCGCCTGGCAGTGGATCAGCACACCCTTCCCCCGCTGGTGTGCCTCCTCTGGGGGAGTGACGGAGAGACGGGCTCAGGCCAAATGCACCTCTGACCCAAGCAGCCTGTGCATGGTCCTGTACCAgctctcctgccctgcacccctgagCCCTGctaccctgtcccctcccccgcagccctgcaCCCGGTCCCCTGCCTCCCCGAGTCCTGCTACCCTGGCTTCTGCACTCCCAAGCCCTCTaccctgccccctgtcccctaGCCCTGCCTCCTGTCctctgcacccccccagcccagcgaccctgtcccctgcccctgagccCGGCTACCCTGtcctcagccccccagccctgccccctggcccctacaccccccagcccagctaccCTGTCCCCCGCCCCTGAGCCCGGCTACCCTGtcctcagccccccagccctgccccctggcccctacaccccccagcccagctaccCTGTCCCCCGCCCCTGAGCCCGGCTACCCTGtcctctgcaccccctgccctggcctggctaccccatcctctgcccccccGCGACCCACCCTGCTACCCTGtcttctgccccccagcccctgcaccccccagccctgccccctgtcctctgcaccccccagccctgctacccTGTCCCCTGCCACTGAGCCCGGCTACCCTgtcctctgcacccccagccccagccctgctaccCTGTCCCCTGTCCCTAAGCCCAGCTACCCTGtcctctgccccgccccgccagccCTGCTACCCTGTCTTCTGCCCCCCTGTCCGCCAGCCCTGTCAAccagtcccctgcattcctcCAGCCCTGCAGTACCTTCTCACAGGCTATCCCATCttgggggcgggtgggtggagaAGGTTACATTGTTCAAGAGGGGAGTGCAGCCTTCTGTCCCCCAAAACACTCTGCTCCTGGGCACCacacccctgcctggccccagcctgctccccagaggccccccccacCAAACCAccactgtgcccagcccagcctgctccccagagcccccctTGTGCCCCCCCCGTACCGATGAACTCGAAGGCCTCCTCGAAGTACTGGCGCAGGTCCTGGCGGCTGTTGTCGGTGGCGGGCAGGCGCTTGTAGCGCAGCCGCCCGCTCTGGGCGTGGtagaggggcaggtgggtggtGACGTTCAGCACGTGGCCCACGTTGAGGCTCAGCATCTGCTCCAGGTCCTGCGCGTCGCGCTCGTTGCCCAGGAAGAGGAAGGGCAGGATGGGACTCAGCTCAGCGCTCTCCAGGTCgggggtgagggctggggcccCAGGGTCCCCATCCAGCCCCTCCAGGACACCCTCAGCTTCTTCCAGGGGCTCGGACGGTGGCACAGCCACACTCCCTGCAGGCAATGGCTCAACGTTACAGGGGGCACTTGGACCCACATTCAGACCTGCTCTTGGTCTGAACCCCCCAAAGGCCgagcccctggcctggcccaaACCCAGCCTCTCTCCACCGACTCCCCAGCCAGAACACCTTGGGGGCAAAGCGTCCCTTGAGAGCCTCTggagctctgccccctgctctgccctgagctcagctcacgcccccgcccccgagcctGAGAGCCCCAGGCTTGGGAATCCCAAACTTTGGGACCTCAGAAGTCTCCAGGCTGCTGCCAGTCCACAGGCCCCAACTCAAATCACACCCCTGGAACCACAACTCTGCTCCGTTGCAAACCTCCTCCACCCCTGACCTGTGTGCCTCCAGCCCCCTCGCCCTGAACtcgcccccccagcacccaggccATTACCTGTGACCCAAAGACCCCTAACACCCACCTTCGAGCCCCTAATTACCCCCCATCTCCGGCCTTCTTCCCACAGCCCTCGAGCtgcactggggggggcaggaaaacTTTGCCATTTTCCTGGTCTGTTGACTGCCGAGGCCGGCACCTCTCCAGCCGGCTCAAATGCAGTGGAGTCTCTCTCTGGTGCAAGCTGGGGGGGTGGAATCTGGGGAGACGGGATCGGgaagggggatgctggggagcgtAAGGAAGGAGGGTGAAGGGGGATCTCTGCGGGGAGGCGGAGCCAGTTGACCtaggggtgctggtgggtggtAGGACCCTCAGCAGCCCAATGCCTGGCCCCCATCCACAGCAGGGGTCCCAGTTCTGGCCAATGGCTGTCAACACCCCTGCAGggaagcggggggtggggagtgggaagtGATGTCAtgtcaccagctgggctgggatCCATCCCACTCAACAGGCCcagaggaggtgtgggaggggctcccccctccccaccccataacTCCATATTCCCTCTGGATCCTGCTGGGATGAGGTCGGGGGTCCGGCTCtgaggagtgaggggaggggctgggaggagcagtatgaggctggggggagggaggcagggggcactgAGAAGGATGGGCGGGGTGTGGGGTGAAGCCTAGGAGAGGGGAGGGTGCACTGAGGGGGGcgaggcctggggctgggccgggatgCAGTGCAAGGGGtcttggctgggggctgggctctctctccagccctagGAATCTCTGTGTGAACCCCTCGCAGGTCTCAGCCAGGACAGccgtgcttgagagggcaggttctctcttctccccactgTGCACCCGTTTCCCCCCAAGCCACGCCTCTGCAGCCTCCAGTGGCTGGGGCACCACGTCCCCCACAGTCTGCCCCCTTGGCGGCCCCCAGGCCCACCTacctctcctgccctgcacctCCTTATTGAGGGagtccagcaccaggtggagatTCTGGGCAGGCAGGGCTTTGGGGGGCTCAGGAGGGGCCGGAGGGGCAGGGCCCTCCCCCGCGGCAGAGGCACAGCTGCCATTCTGCTGCTCCTTGGGCCAGAGGCACTGCAGGGAGTCGTGGGGGTCCTTGGTGGCCACAAAATCCAGCACGGCCAGCTTGCCCTGCTGCAGGCGCCGCCGGCCAGCCGGATCAGAGACACTGAAGTGCATGgcgccctgcagctggctcttggTGTACTGCACCAGGTTGCGGCAATCCAGGATGAGGGGCGCCCCCTGCTGCTGGGTGCGGGAGCGGCTCATCTTCTTGGCCAGCTCCTCCGGCCAGATGGTGCGCACGCTGTAGTCGTCCTCATCGAGGCTGGAAGGGGATGAGCTCCGGCCTGGGGCGTCGTAGGCCACGATGGGGTCGCTGCTGCaaaagctgcaggaggagctgaccGACTTGACCGAGGGGTTGCATGCCAGGCAGGCCAGGGACTTGAGGGCTGAGGAGGTGCAGGGCAGGCACCCCAGTTTCTTGACGGAGGGCGGGGAGCAGCTGAGAGAGGCCAGGCTGGAGCggcaggacaggcagcccaggGACCGTAGCCCCGGCTTGGGGCTGGCGTCCTCGCAGCGCATCAAGCGCCAACAGCCCCGGCAGCCGCCTTTCAAGGGGTGCATGGTGCCGGTGCCGGGGCTGGAGAGGCGGGAGGAGGCGGGCGATGGGGTGTCCCTCCCAGCCGGTCGCGAGTTCTCCTTAAAGCAGCGTTTCTTGAGCTTGGCTTGAGGCAGCAGCACCTTGAGCTCGGACCCCCCGCAGGACCTGCCaccaccctgctgcagctcaagcTGCAGGGAAAGGTTGCGCTCACGCGCCcgggtctgcccagcccccaccgtCAGCTTGATATCAatggtgtgggagtggggaggcgAGAGGCAGGCGGGGGGCtccggggaggctggggctgttcCGGCGCGGTCCTTTGGCGGTGGGTGGCTCGGGGGTCTCCGCGCCCGGGGCGACAGGAGCTGCTTGTCGGCAGGGAAGCTGTCGTTGAGGTGCAACGCCAAGGTCTTGGGGCGCTGGAGGATGGAGAGGCGGTCTTCCAGCGGTGAAGGCGGCATTGGGAAGGGtgacctgcagggagggggcagagagggtcAGCAGTGTGGGATAAAGGGGGCACAGAGGGTGATCCCCATACCAACAATCCTCCCAGCCTCTCTGCAGGCCTCCCCCCGCGCCTGCCAAGCTGTGCCTCCCTGTGCGCCGCCCCCACACCAATGGGCACCTGGGCTGAGACCCAGCAAACTCATTTCACTCCCCTCCCAATAGCTTTTTAACCCTTCACACATGGGCTTCGATATTTCCGGTGCCAGCACAGTCATTGCAGCCggggcaggggaatggggagCCCTAGAGTCCTGGCTCCCTATTGGCCCCCCAGAGGCAGTTGCACCCCAGTGTTGGGAAAGGGATCTATGTATAAACCAGAGCAATcggggtgggcagagcagctgggttgGGGGTACTCTGTGCAAGCGCTCTGGATTCAAGCTCCGACTGCAggtttcctcccttccccctctcatTTTGGCGACGTATCTCCCAGCAGACCCTGCTCCCCCGAGGCTAAGTTAGCCTCAGAGAGGCCAACTGGCCTCTGGGCCAGCAGAGATTAACCCCCCTGCACCTTGTGGGGCTCAGCCCACCAGCAGCCCTCCATCATCCACGTGGCCAGGTGCCGTGGTCCTGAGGGGCTGAGTATCCCACTGGGGCAATTACActctgtgccccccagcccccacatacCTCCGCTTTACACACACCCCAGTCCTCCAtctgcccctccacccagcccccctcccccatctcctgccccctaGCGACTCTCCAACCTCCCCCTACTCTTTTCTCTGTCTCCGCAGGCTGGTTTACCTCTCCCCCCGCCATTCCAACCCCTCTCCAGCCACTTCCTCCCGTGAGGGTCTCTGCTGGGCCCACCACCCACCCCTTGTGGCAACGTGCCATCCGGACActgtccccagctccccactcagccagccccagagcactctCCCCCAGGACAGCAGCTTGGCTCCAAAGGGGGGTGACAGGGCCAGTCATTGCCATCAGCACCTCTGGCAGCAGAGGGACTGTGatgggcagagctgcagggctggggaatgggTCCCCCCCACCACTAGAGGGCAGTGTCTGTGCCCCTCTAGCCTGGGATCTTCCCTAGCAGGCCAGCGGCTGTGGAGGGCTGCAGGACCTTGGCAGAGCCCCTGTGAAGGACGTCCAcatgcagccccacaggggggcCATGCACACCCGCAGCTGTGCCATAGCCTATGGGCCCACACGCTCCCGCACACTCAGCCACAGGTACACATGGATGCAAACTCACACATGCTCCCTGGCCCACAAACTGACACCCACGTGCACAGACACTGGCTCCCAGGACGCCTGCCCGTTCGTATGCACACTCACCTCCATGCACGCACACCTCTTTGCAAAGTCGAAATTCACACGCACCCTGGCACTCCCCTGCATCTGTGCTCGAGGCCATACGCATGCTCGCCTCAGCAACTGCTAGTACCAGGGCATGCTTCATCAATGCACGCTCATACGGAGGCACACTCTCCTCCTTGCACACTTACTTCCCAGCACACTCTCAGTGCTGCACGCTTACCCAAATGCATGCCCACGCATTCACTCATGCACACTCAGACTGAGGTGTGCATGCCACACACTCTGCTCTGTAGCTGGCAAGTCCCAGTCCCTGGGGCGGCATGTTCAGTCCCCCCCTGAAAAGAGAAAGCGGCGTCTCTAAAAATAcccagctgagctcaggggctggcagAGCCTGACAGAGGCTTGTGCTGCTTCAGGTTACC
Encoded here:
- the SPINDOC gene encoding spindlin interactor and repressor of chromatin-binding protein isoform X2 codes for the protein MEVKAEGPQLEYIAVSLKCEAEEPVPIAACTRLCAPLGDLAPGVKLEEADKEPLERGGARAEAGPGRAWQQEYLVGDCPGRGGVVCMVCGTFLGTCGPSAAREHVLQHHAHSLGLSPEEKRNILEAWSQGGSLPEGAPPPCTPEAKALEPGQRLRGQRRRQSVGPAEDVVLPARERRSKQLSEGQDRGTVSPGKISHSEEAAPSSAPPEICLFTDGSFPAGFTLRLYCRPQPASTGRELRKNPSIRDQKSSGDRGKAQALGRRQKQLGKAGAMRRGAGSQVGSRPISALPSQELDPGPPRLRRKGCSHQGIPRRLRLSPSAVRCTLQSWRAQGKAPPAPAPAQAKPFDPSWRADLLMDYDAGTGTMVCMVCEYSLLPVRLGTVMRHIRQCHAETLHLPRGVRRAIREVWETRGPVPAPPQHGALQGKE
- the SPINDOC gene encoding spindlin interactor and repressor of chromatin-binding protein isoform X1; translation: MEVKAEGPQLEYIAVSLKCEAEEPVPIAACTRLCAPLGDLAPGVKLEEADKEPLERGGARAEAGPGRAWQQEYLVGDCPGRGGVVCMVCGTFLGTCGPSAAREHVLQHHAHSLGLSPEEKRNILEAWSQGGSLPEGAPPPCTPGQHHGAREPAEIEVLIDSEEQTVTRKRGQPRGRPAPCPEAKALEPGQRLRGQRRRQSVGPAEDVVLPARERRSKQLSEGQDRGTVSPGKISHSEEAAPSSAPPEICLFTDGSFPAGFTLRLYCRPQPASTGRELRKNPSIRDQKSSGDRGKAQALGRRQKQLGKAGAMRRGAGSQVGSRPISALPSQELDPGPPRLRRKGCSHQGIPRRLRLSPSAVRCTLQSWRAQGKAPPAPAPAQAKPFDPSWRADLLMDYDAGTGTMVCMVCEYSLLPVRLGTVMRHIRQCHAETLHLPRGVRRAIREVWETRGPVPAPPQHGALQGKE